In a genomic window of Chrysemys picta bellii isolate R12L10 chromosome 23, ASM1138683v2, whole genome shotgun sequence:
- the PEF1 gene encoding peflin → MAGYQYGQGYPGSAGPAPGAPQGGYYSGGQYGGGVPPGGSYGGPAPGGPYGPPSGGGAYGHPTPGGAPSGAPGGPYAGGPAPGGPYGQPSTNPYGAPQPGPYGAGAPAGNMPPGVDPEAFSWFQTVDADHSGYISIKELKQALVNSNWSAFNDETCLMMINMFDKTKSGRIDIFAFSALWRFIQQWKNLFQQYDRDRSGSINFSELQQALSQMGYNLSPQFTQLLLARYSQRASNSTIQLDSFIQLCSQLQSITDAFQEKDTGRVGSVRLSYEDFLTMAATRML, encoded by the exons ATGGCCGGTTACCAGTACGGGCAG gGTTACCCCGGATCAGCAGGGCCAGCCCCAGGCGCCCCGCAGGGCGGTTACTATTCCGGAGGCCAGTATGGAGGTGGGGTGCCGCCTGGTGGTTCCTATGGCGGCCCAGCACCTGGAGGCCCCTATGGGCCACCATCTGGCGGAGGAGCTTATGGGCATCCCACCCCGGGCGGGGCACCATCTGGAGCTCCTGGGGGACCTTATGCAGGAGGCCCAGCCCCAGGAGGGCCTTATGGGCAGCCATCTACCAATCCCTATGGTGCCCCTCAGCCAGGACCCTATGGAGCCGGGGCTCCTGCTG GTAACATGCCACCCGGCGTGGACCCAGAGGCCTTTTCTTGGTTCCAGACAGTGGATGCTGATCACAGTGGCTACATCTCCATCAAAGAACTCAAGCAGGCCCTGGTCAACTCCAACTGGTCTGCATTTAATGATGAGACCTGCCTTATGATGATAA ACATGTTTGATAAAACGAAGTCGGGACGGATCGATATCTTTGCGTTCTCGGCCTTGTGGCGCTTCATCCAGCAATGGAAGAACCTCTTTCAGCAGTACGACAGAGACCGGTCCggttccatcaacttcagtgagCTGCAGCAAG CTCTGTCCCAGATGGGATACAACCTGAGCCCCCAGTTCACCCAGCTGCTGCTGGCCCGTTACTCTCAGAGGGCTTCCAACTCCACCATCCAGCTGGATAGCTTCattcagctctgctcccagctccagaGCATCACCGACGCTTTCCAGGAGAAGGATACCGGCAGGGTAGGCAGCGTGCGGCTCAGCTATGAAGACTTCCTCACGATGGCTGCGACTCGCATGTTGTGA